Within the Rosa rugosa chromosome 2, drRosRugo1.1, whole genome shotgun sequence genome, the region GCAGCTCAAAATCCTTCTCAAACCACAGTCTATCTTCCTAATATCCTAATCGATGAGTCAAACTACCCTACCTGGTTATTTAGGATGGAATCATTTCTCAGAGGCCAAAATCTCTTTGGATTTGTGGATGGCTCCAGTCCTTGTCCACCTCATTGTGTACTATCTACTGATGGTTCCACAAACACTAGTTCAACTTATTACATTGCCTGGAAGATGCAGGATCAAAGTATAGTCAATATGATTGGTCAAACTCTCAATGCTGTTGCTATGAATTGTGTTGTGGGAAGCAAATCTGCTCAAGATTTAACGACCAGACTAAAACTGAAATTTGCTGATGCTAACAAGCAAAACATCTTGCAATTAAAATCTAATTTGCAGAATGTAAAGAAAGGCTCTAATGACATTGAGACATACCTTGGTAAGATAAAGGCAGCCAAAGATGCTCTTGAAAATGTTGGAGTTGTCATTGATGACTGAAGATATTGTAGTGACTATGCTTAATGGtctttgtcacgccccgaattttgaataatcaattcaaagtccgaaacatgaataataacaattacaaataatgtcctgaatttttttctcacaaacaaccacacttcacacctctcaatcactacaaaaaaaaattcaaattgccacggcgctgtgccgtcgcggaaagtgaaattgccgtcgcgaaagaccaatggcgacggctaggcgacggcaatTGCGCCGATGTCGTTGGGGGCGTCGCCATTGGTATTAGCGACGGCAAATGCACCGTCGCAAGCTTATTAGCGACGGCAAAAGGTTGCCGTCGCAAGAATTTTGCTACtgaaaaatgccgtcgcaaatatcTATAGCGACGCCACCGACCGCTACCAAAGCTTTGCGACGGTAAAATTGCCGTCGCAGAAttttatttatgaataaaaaaaaatctggcatgTAAATATGCATtggcagatttttttttttttggataaaagctGTACAAAAAGGAATTCAACATATTGAAAAGGGAATGTTACATTTGGATTTTTCTCATGAATGTTACAAAAGCAATGAAGCTTTTATACAAGAGTTTATAAGATAATACAAGGTACTTTTCTTCCTCTACTTCAAGAAAAGCTTTGCAGGGATCTTCCTCCATCTTCCTCAAGATATGTGTCCGTTTTCTATCTACATAGATAACTGAAACGTATTCAGATAAAGAAACATAAATCAAGTGAAGAGAGGGAGGATGAGCATGAGACTTAGGACTACACTTACTGATACTAAAGTTTAGGCAAATTGATATTGAAATCCTCTGATTAATTACTTTATGAAAGCATAGATCCTAGTGTGGAGAAGTGTACATTTAAGTGAAATTTGGAGAAGTGTACATTTGAGTGATTAATTACTTCATTAAAGCATAGATCCTAGGTTGGCAAATTTACTGTCAACCAGATCAAACAATATCGGTGTACACACTACACACCAATAATCCAGATAAAAAAACTTGAGTGAAATTTAAACTACATATGAGTTTTTCATACCTGCAATCCCCAAAAAATGTTGCTGAAAGCTCTGCCTCTTATCCTCCTTTTCCAACTGTGCATTTTAGAGCCTATGCTCCAACTTCTCCTTTTCCCTGTAGTTCTGGACATACCTGCGTAAATTCAAGATTCAATGAACATAGAGTTGCAAATTTAGAACTTGATAAACAATGAACAAGAATTACACACATAAGAAATAAGTTACAGACCAAAAAAACCTTTACTTAGTTTCGTAGCTTTCAGTCATTTCATTATAGTTTCAATTCATATATACTCTATGAAAGCATTTAGTTCCTACTGTCTTATGGTATTGATATGCCCTGTTTTACTTCTAAGCTTCATTGTCATGTGCCCAGGAAGGATCCAAAAGATAAACCCTTAGAGGAATAAGCCACATAATTAACTCATCACAAACAACTGAGATCAAAAGATTGTGAATCATCAATAACTATCATTGTTATTCACCAATTGATGTCACACgctcaaaataaaaatcaaaagcaTACACCTTTTTCATTCCAACCTCCTCAAACCCCAATTCAAAACACATACCCTAATATCAAAACCATTAAAccaatctcacaaaagcaaaGGATAGTCTTTCCCATTAAATTGTTTAAAAAAAGATTTTGGGAACAAATTAGTGCTCAGATTTTATGACTACCACCTAAAGCTGGTATATATCTGTTTACAATGATCCTATTGTACTAGATATAATCTCCAGCAAAGCAAATCAAATAGATAGAATAGCAAGTAGCACAGCAAAAAACAATATTAAATTTTGATGAAAAATTGAACTAAAACTAGATTGAttcttgaattctatcaaaaaacGGTGGGCATGAGAACTTGAACAACAAAGTTTTAAATGACACCAATAAGAGCCATTTCGTTGCAGCTGCAGCTGCATGTGCaaagaaaaatgagagagaaagagttggtTCATGTTCACCTACTCTAAAGAACTTGTTAAACAAGGCAACTCAAACAAAGTCTAAATGTTCAGCTGGAAAGCTATTGGAAAACCTCAAGCATAACCCGATCAAAACCAATTTGGTAGCTTTGCAAGTCAAAACTGACAAATGGGTATttagataaataagaaaaccTACGTTGCAAGATAAGTTTGATAAGAGAGCTGCAAGAACTTACAAGTTGATCTTGATGATTTTTACCATCCACAGAAAAGAGGATCTTCAATGCAGTACCAAGACCAAGAACTTGAAGCTTTCCCCAGAGCCGACATTTCTCACATCCCACACAATCCATTAATGCACTGAAATTTGAAGATGAAATTTTTACTTTACAACTCCGAATGACAAGCAGGTGATCAATGTTTAGTTCAACATAAAATATTAATTACTGAAGCAACTTTCTCACAGACAAACCTGATGTTTCTGAatttcttttgaattttttgcTTCAATTGTGGTCCGCTCTGACTGTTCCAGAGCTTTGCTTCATCAAACGGTAGGGGACATGTAGCTTGGAGTTGAGGATTGTAAAGTAGCTGCCTCATCAAAGACTCTGTTCTAAGGTCTTCCTCATGATTACCTGTATCATACTCAGCCTGCTCTAAGTAATCTGCAGCCTACAAGATGTTAAGCCCATCAATGATTAGTAAATGTGGGACAATAAGAAAATTGATTATGCGGTACCAACTCAGAAAGGATAGCAGAAAATGCTTACTCTTGTCACTGCCCGGAGAACAAAGAGGAATGCGAAGTACAAATTCTGAACACGATCTGGATATTTTAAAACGCGATCATGCATCAGTTCCATGTGATGAACATGGTCAAGTTCCTGCCAAAGGATGATGAAATATTTAATGAGTTATTTAAGAATTTCAATATCCAGCAATATACAGGATTGACTGCCACACTTCCCTTGCATGTACTAAACGAGTACATATAAAGATTTAATTATGAAATCTTAAATGCATGTAGACAAAGGAAACTTCAAGAAAGCATACCAAGCAGAGAACATGGAGCATGGTATCATATGCTTGCCTGCTAAATAAGCTATCTCAGCAACTTCAAAAAGCTGCATCTCATCCTCTCAATCCCATTActcctctctatctctctcagtGAATCTCTACAGAAAACAAGAATCACCTCTCAAATTAACACCTTCCTCTTTAATCAAGAAAAATAACCAAAACTTTGCAAAGGTTGTTGAAAATTGACACCTTCCTCTCAAATTAACACCTTCCTCAGTATCATTCTACCAAAGCAGCTAACTGAACATGTAAAGAGCAAGAGAACCATGGTAACAAAATTGAACTAACAAGATAATTAGATATGATGCAGTACGAGTTTGTGACTAGATACaattagatatgaaatgaaCTACTTATCAATCTCATAATTCTAgactttttgttttcattttttgaagTTATACATGTCTTCGTTGCTGCCATGGGTGAAGTTAAAAGCAATTGAGAGCTTTTATTTTGCTAagagataattaaaaataaaacttttggctacttgtggtggtggtgttagCACTTGGCAGATAAGAAATGGAATCATGCACTAGCCAAATATAATGGCTTCTTGTCAAAATCTTCTGGACTCTTGTTTGCATAAATGAAACTTTGTCATGCAGCGGTGGCTTTTGGGATTTTTCATGAGGTTTTAATCAATTGTAATCAAAACTGAACAAGACAAAAGCTCAAATCTTGAGGTCTGGAGTGCaggaacaaaacaaaaaagttgtAATGGACTCAAATGATATTAATTGACTAACAACTTTAATTGCTTGGGTAATCCTGATATATGCATAAGTTCCAATTTATGaatcataaattgactaacaacttGACATATTTATGGACCAACACTAACATTTCTGCAaagcaaccaaaaaaaaatcatatcaaGAAGAATTGAGCATGCAGATCTAGGAAATGAGATTCACTTACAGCAGAGACTGATTTGTTGAGGCACTGTTTCTGTGCTTCTCTCTAAACTACTCCttattcaaaaccaaaacaaaatgccagcaaattaaataaattcacaacaacaaaaaaaaaagtaaaattttcaAACTTAACCAATATGGATCGCTTACCTTTGAGATCAGTTCTCAAGCAAACTCGAGCAATATTTTAGTCCAAGAGTTGCAGCAACAGATGCAAAGAGAGTGATACCCTGCATGAGCAGAATATATAGGAAGTAAAGATGTGTACAGTTTCAATACAATGCTTGTCAAGCAAGTTTACCAAAAGGGAGATGTCACAACAAATAGGCATTTAAGAACAGATAATTCTCCAGCATGCATAACCTTATCATTATCAATAGATTGATAGTCCATTTTCAATAACTATTTTTTGCTCGACTGACAATTACTTTAGAATGATGTTTTTACCTTGAAATAAGTTACTTTATAGTTAAACAGAGAAGGACCACAAGGTCTGCGAGTCAGCAAATTCAATAAATAACTTATCTTTGGTGATCTGAAGTGTATAAGACGGAACCGGTTCCACTCTATCATCTCAAATTTTAGGGGGCACTTGCAACATGCTAATAAGATGTCACTAAACTTCTCCAAGTTCACCACTTAAACTACAACTAGGATACTAAGGAAGCCTTTCTATATTCAGTAACTCTCTATTTGCTTCACCAGAACATGAAAAGAATACATTCTTTCATTTAATTTCTTTCTAAAAACATGTAAAGTTCAGAAGACCCAAGTTGTACCCTATTACAAGAGTTACCTTACTATTTCTGATATCTTTCTGCTCTTAGAAAATCAAAAGGAACAGTACTTTCTTATCATAAGCAGATCAAACTCATAAAATGTGAAACTCTATCGTGAAGAACAAACCGACAATACCCAAAACCCACAAACCAAATTCTATCACCAAAACTTAAACAGTCAAAAACCTGCAAAACCAAAATTAGACCAAACCCACCAAATAGAATCAAAAACCAAGCATTACCCATCAAAATAGATCATACCAATTTGACTCTGGGGTCGAGAGAATGAAGAAAAGTGACGGGTTCCGACACGTACTGGCCAATGGGGCTAGCGGTGGCACCGGAGATCAATCTGAGAACTTTATCGGATCCCAAAGCTTGGGCGGGCAACAGGTTCGCCCACCACGGCGGTTGGCTATTATCGCTGGAGGTGGAAGCTCTAATTCGGAAGCTTGATTTAGGGTTTACAGAAATAAgggttttgttgttgttgttgttgaatgaaCGAAGGGGAGTGAAGTTTGGGGTtttgggaggaagaagaaaaataggaaGGAGGTGGAGCTGAACTAGCATATGTCGACTTCACAGATTGCTATGTTGACCTCGTTGTCGGGACTGGATGGAGGGAGCGGGAAATAGCAGATGGAGGGAGCGGGTTTTGGCACATATATTCACccaaaagtcaaaaaaaaaaaaaaatgtataaaaGGAAAATACACGACGGCACATTCTACCGTAGttaaaaatagagaaatttaGCGACGGAAAAAATATGCCGTAGCAATTGAAGGTACATTTATGCGACGGCGATGCCTTGccgtggcaaataatttttctctttgcGACGCGGCATTTGCCGTAGCAAATTTTTGATCAATGGCGACGGCATTCTAACGCCGACGCTAACTGGTGAAGCtaaatgaattcttttttgtagtgaatattacaataaatcaaatcctcaagttatttattacagcacactctcaccaaatcaaattgtaaggctcaaatgagcttaactcacctcactattacaattgctgtaaaactataacaaatgctctaaccgcacgatcaccgccctgattctccagtcctgtaggattacccgctacataatttgaatagtgtaccaggattgcaacaacaccaaacccggtaagctttcgacagctcgtatgagtaaacaagaatgaactgttgatttattaatttACAATACTTTTtactcaagtaacaaccaacaatctcaacatccacaaagGGAACATCAAACCAACACACGTGAACAACAAGGAATTAATACATCCTCACGTTTCCCTCATTCAAATATCaacactttggtcccatcccataacacgttagagctctaactacatcgtacctgtcaccttggcctaggttcaAGTAAACAATGTATTCCCAGGTTATCTTAATAACCCTCGAACTTTGGACTCTCCGTCCTCAGAACAAAATACTCTGGTTAtcattaaaccgtcgaacttcggacatccccgtcctcagaacaAAATACTCCGGTTAtcattaaaccgtcgaacttcagacatccccgtcctcagaacaAAAACACttcggttatccttaaccgtcgaacttcggacattCCCATCCTCAGAACAAAAACACTTCGGTTATTGTTAAACCGAAGAACCTTAGACCATTCGATTCTCGGGACCTTACATTCTCTACCTTCTATTCAATTCACACGGTCAACATAATTATCACAACATTCGTTGATAATCATTATCACAATTAATCATGGCAATTTCAAAGCAATAACATATCATAACCAAGTTATCACAGTTCCACACACACCTCAATTTCATACCATTCCATATAcaaccacgtaaatatatatacacgtaattatccgctcagggataatcactaataccaactatagttcacatgcaataaaaccgagaaattcatttgtataattaaaatcattttacttacctatgaaccgtagttgatcaagtccatatgatttttaaacaaatatttattccaaaaatgttttcacacaattacgataaaaataaagtaattaaaagtactcggttcgtaatatgaaccacgtgaggtttactcacctctaatccagctgcgtcttcttaacagctcaaataacaatctcacgaatcgtccgccaaataaatccatcaatcacctaatccaataatgatcttaacttggCCAACAACTCATAAGCACACAAATACAGAAATCCAATGGTCGGATTCTagattaatgatgatccaacggtcggatcgaaattatatgatgatccaacggtcagatcgaaattatatgatgatctaacggttggatcctcatggatcgcccttaggatcatcctccaaaattatcacgaagatccaacggtcagatcttcttgaatcatccttacaaacatctctacaaaattgttcgaaaatccgacggtcggattctcacaaatcgccTTTCAAATCACTATTTcccaattatacgaagatccaacggtcggatcttcgcccgtgaccacacaaagtcatcgagACAGTCATatgatcaacatatctaaatttgaagcaaaactgatggtcagatcttcgcagttCGTAAACCGAAAGTAATGCGTAAAAATCGAAatcctagcatgcatcaacttccTCCAAAATGACTTTACGATATATtcaaacgaccgtatcgatgcgtagatgaataAACTAAAAgcagaacacaaaaataaggcCGGACgcccgccacaagcggcgggtcAGCCGGTGgtcaacgccgggtcaaccacctccgatggcaaagtgaccaactacaaattggttcaaaatgaagggttgatcgactttcatacctggagctaagcgagattcggtctagatcgtcctagatcaagcttggaagttggatccATCTTGGCCGTCGGATCACGTTTCCAGATCAAATCAGAGCCGTCAatcttcaacgcttgatctttTGCTCTACACTtcaaatcgtgatgcaaggaggatatgaggatgatcagcaGGAGAAGACGATTCCAAAATCGAGAAGGATTGGCCGAGGTGATGCCGGAAAAtaggttttccggccgggtcgggtttcgCACGGCTGGGGCTCCTTCGATCCAACTCTGGGGGCGACGGCGGGGCAAGTGGAGGgcaccaggcggctgggcgcAGCACGGCGACTCCGGggatggccgggtcgtggccggaggatgccGGAGGCGGCGGCAATTATCGGGTCGGGTCAAGCGGTTCGGccacgtgggagaggagagagaacggaggtttTCGGGGGCCTAAAcgcaaaaataaaatttttctgtccttaatgacagaattcgaatttttttttctatttatagaaaaattccaaatttcaaatattcataaattaattatacgaactccgaatattgcattccacatatgcacgagatcgtatcgacgagctctacaactttcatgaaggaagttttcccaaattatgaacgtataaaaagtcaattttcacgaccccctaaataacgttcgttttcgaaaattaaatcgtTTGAAATAATTCCACatcttctccaagcctcgtactcgctccctactatcgtgaaatcatttctaaaatccacggaatttaatttggatttttcggggtattacagtcttcTATCAGAATTTGCAACTATTAAAACTGTTGTAAGAGCTCAATTTACTGTTCCCCTCTGAGCCAATTGAAGACTTTGCTTAAAGCTGCTGAAATGGACATTAACAATGAAGTTCTTGGTATTCAGAGCTTGCTCACTACTATGCTTTCAAACTGCAATCTTAATGCCCTTAACACTTAAGTTACCTCCACATCCTCTGCTCAGTCATCATGTACTAGCCCCACACTTACTACTTCACAGTCTCAAGCACCTATGCAGCTTTCAACCTCAACCACGCAGACTCAAGTTCAAGCACCTATGCAAAATCAATCAGTGTAGTGCTCTACATATGTGCAACCTTCTGTGTCTACGGTTGCATCTACAAGTTACACTACTCAGGGCTTACTCTCTCCCGCCCTTGTTGTTCCACCTGGTTTTTCATCTCCAAACATACCTACCTATCCATTATCTGCACAGAGTCCTTATGTTCCAATCCCAACCGTGCCTTATGGATTCACATCTATTCCCTCATTCCCAATGTTCAGTCACCTACTACATTTGCTGGCTTCAATGATGGTCGAGGTAATGGTAGAATAAGCAACAATGGTGGAAGGAAAAATGGTAACAGTTTTGGTGGAAGAGGGAATCAACATAATGGAGGCTTTAATGCTTAGAATGGTGGCTTCAGGAACAATGTCAATGTTGGTAACTCTCTCACATTGTAATAACCTCGATTTTAAATCAAAGCAAAACTTGGTAGCAGACACTTTTAATCAAAGTAGTGGTGTGTTCCGTGTTTTAAGCGGTAGTGGGTCAATCACATGAAGAGAAAGGCCAATGCTTTAATATTTTACGTGATTAAAGCATAATTGGAAGTGCTACACTTTATAACAAAAATTATACAATCCTCGTTGGGAGAATCATACAATTCCTCGTTGGAACAATCATACAATCCTCGTTGGGAGAATCATACAATTCCTCGTTGGAAGAAtcatacaattaagctagctcaGACAcgtactttctctctctcagccGAAACGAAACCAGAACAGAGCAAACTTCTCCAAGCTcgttctcgctccacaggccatcgatcgaccccagaccacgtcccacgcctttgcctcttccttgcgcagctgccggtggcagcctttcgccgtctcgtgggccgtacacggcggtggagctTGAGGCCGGTTTAACCCCGATTTGGTTCCAAGCTCGATATCTCACGCTACTGGCCACCGATCCttgccaaacttcatcctcatgctcgcctcaacttcctaaagctcccagaagcagccttgcacggcggcgcggctcgtaacagtggctgcaagtcaacccCGATCTAGATCGAaacggagctatcgatccaaatatctcgagctacaggatgttgttttgagtgattcttaaaCCGGTGAGTTCGCCTTGAGTTGCTGAACAAATATCTAGTAGGGATCGAAGCGAGTGATGGaggtttttacgtcgaactcaaactcgccggattctggaatttttccggtCAACCGTGACTAATTTGGCTGTAATTTTCGACCTCTTCCCGTTATTTTCTGATCTTGAGATagttatgaaaaatgataagcatgttaagatgaagGAGAACAACCCGGCCctgacaccattggtggtgctcggcggtggctctgtcactaattccggcggcccttttcGGCCACCTCCGGGAGTCACAAGAGCAGTTTCTATTCATTTTTAGATTCTCTATTTCAATAcaatcatttcgatatattatacttAATTTTTGgttatcgtatgattaagttatgaatttttacgtttcaatcgatttcgatcgttcgatttgtgatctgtgaagatcggactgGCCGATGGACtcgtagttttgatatgatgatcgtatgaccgttccagtgactttgtgtgtcatgggcgaagatctgaccgttggatcttcgtatatttgtaaaaaaaaaaaaaaaaaaagatgattcGGAAGGGGATTcatgagaatccgaccgttggattttcatacaaatttgtggagatgttagtaaggacgattcaggaagatcagaccgttggattttcgtgatgattttggaggatgatcctaaaggcgatccgtgaggatccgattgttggatcatcatttaatttcgatccgaccgttggattgtagtttgagtatgtttttgagttattggctaagttaaggtcatgtttgattaggtgattgactgTCTTACTTGGGTGAGCAAGTTCGGTTGTgaattgtgttaaattgaagacgcagcgggaatatcaaggtgagtaaatcgcacatggttcattcaagAACCGAAATTTAGTGATTTATATGGAATTGTGAATGTGTGgaaaattgttttaagaaataagatttgtttgaaataatatgaacttgatcgactacggttcatagggctgcggctcacaggtaaggaaaatgaatttaagtataaaatgaatttcttgtttttaatGCCTGTGAACTAGagatggtattagtggtcactcttgtgtgggtgattacgtatatatatatatttaagtgaaatatatattggatgttaTGACATTGGGTGAAGTATTGATTTGATTAATTGAATTATCATTTCGAGCATTACTCTttagaagatataatttatcttatatgttgagttgattatgataaagagtaattgatcgagtaaagtgcgatagttgagtcgttgagatgattTAAATGTTGGAGTTGAGTGTGTTTATCGTGTTGATGATTGAGGCAGGTATTATCGTAagattgaaccttggccaaggtgacaggttatgattcagttagagctctaatctGTCTGTCTTTATAttgcttgggggataacctcGTGTTATCGTATGCCCTGGAGTATAACATACTGCTTGTGG harbors:
- the LOC133728593 gene encoding endoplasmic reticulum oxidoreductin-1-like isoform X1, producing MLHVLCLELDHVHHMELMHDRVLKYPDRVQNLYFAFLFVLRAVTRAADYLEQAEYDTGNHEEDLRTESLMRQLLYNPQLQATCPLPFDEAKLWNSQSGPQLKQKIQKKFRNISALMDCVGCEKCRLWGKLQVLGLGTALKILFSVDGKNHQDQLVCPELQGKGEVGA
- the LOC133728593 gene encoding endoplasmic reticulum oxidoreductin-1-like isoform X2, yielding MELMHDRVLKYPDRVQNLYFAFLFVLRAVTRAADYLEQAEYDTGNHEEDLRTESLMRQLLYNPQLQATCPLPFDEAKLWNSQSGPQLKQKIQKKFRNISALMDCVGCEKCRLWGKLQVLGLGTALKILFSVDGKNHQDQLVCPELQGKGEVGA